The Paraburkholderia sabiae genome includes a region encoding these proteins:
- a CDS encoding FadR/GntR family transcriptional regulator produces the protein MSEMNVRRVERRPHLAEHITASLSEEIASGRLKPGDRLPTEHFLSENFGVSRNVVREAIASLRAQGLIESRQGIGAFVAATPQPSEPLRQVNSQWLEGDNTIRNMFEVRAVLESQAAALAAAHMTPRRLKPIQDAVERMRYEGAPTADTVNADLDFHRAVAAAAGNDYLAAMIRTVLEPMRPLIAANFARQGPMFGNIPNAARAEHETLIQAFIDKDAAAARVLMGKHIVSAASRFGYDISFF, from the coding sequence ATGAGCGAAATGAATGTGCGGCGCGTCGAACGGCGGCCCCATCTCGCGGAGCACATCACCGCGTCGCTGAGCGAAGAGATCGCGTCCGGACGATTGAAGCCCGGCGATCGTCTGCCCACCGAACACTTTCTCTCCGAGAACTTCGGCGTCAGCCGCAATGTCGTGCGGGAGGCGATTGCGAGCTTGCGCGCGCAAGGGCTGATCGAGTCGCGCCAGGGCATCGGCGCGTTTGTTGCGGCGACGCCGCAGCCATCGGAGCCGCTGCGGCAAGTGAACTCGCAATGGCTGGAGGGCGACAACACGATCCGCAACATGTTCGAAGTGCGGGCCGTGCTCGAAAGCCAGGCCGCTGCGCTCGCGGCAGCACACATGACGCCGCGCAGGCTCAAGCCGATTCAGGACGCCGTCGAACGGATGCGCTACGAAGGCGCGCCGACGGCCGACACCGTCAACGCCGATCTCGACTTTCATCGCGCCGTCGCGGCCGCGGCGGGCAACGACTATCTCGCCGCGATGATTCGCACCGTGCTCGAACCGATGCGTCCGCTGATCGCGGCGAACTTCGCGCGGCAAGGTCCGATGTTCGGCAACATTCCCAACGCCGCGCGCGCGGAGCACGAAACGCTGATTCAGGCCTTCATCGACAAGGACGCCGCTGCTGCGCGCGTACTGATGGGCAAGCATATCGTCAGCGCTGCGTCGCGCTTCGGCTACGACATTTCGTTTTTCTGA
- a CDS encoding mandelate racemase/muconate lactonizing enzyme family protein: MNIASIETIPLRIPFTTGGPSAGGVWGPKDLQVVDSLVVKITTDDGTVGWGETFGFTAIPSVKLVIDRILAPELIGRDIGLREKTMLDLQKKFHVFGRSGAFIYGLSAIDIALWDIAGKQANQSVHQLLGGAEATSLACYASLIRYADPELVAVNVRRAVESGYRHLKLHEITVETVRAAREAAGPDIEITLDVNCPWTVREALDMTERLREFNLRWIEEPVWPPENYAGLATVRKQGGIPVAAGENASTLMDFQHLLEAGSVDFIQPSPAKMGGITELQKVFALANAHNVTVMVHTFYDGPGLLASVHASAALGGPKALVEWRYFDLEAQLYGDAIIPRHGRIDVPQGPGLGLEPNPDVIRDYRIEL; this comes from the coding sequence ATGAACATTGCCAGCATCGAAACCATCCCACTGCGCATTCCCTTCACGACGGGCGGACCGTCGGCGGGCGGTGTGTGGGGCCCTAAAGACCTGCAGGTGGTCGACTCGCTCGTCGTCAAAATTACGACCGACGACGGCACCGTCGGCTGGGGCGAAACCTTCGGCTTCACCGCGATTCCTTCCGTGAAGCTGGTGATCGACAGGATTCTTGCGCCTGAACTGATCGGCCGCGATATCGGGCTGCGCGAGAAGACGATGCTCGATCTGCAAAAGAAATTCCATGTGTTCGGCCGAAGCGGCGCGTTCATCTACGGACTGTCGGCGATCGACATCGCGCTGTGGGACATCGCAGGAAAGCAAGCGAACCAGTCTGTTCATCAGTTGCTTGGCGGCGCGGAGGCCACATCGCTGGCGTGTTACGCGAGCCTGATCCGCTACGCCGATCCCGAACTGGTCGCCGTCAACGTGCGGCGCGCGGTGGAAAGCGGCTACCGGCATCTGAAGCTGCATGAGATCACGGTGGAAACCGTGCGCGCCGCACGCGAAGCGGCGGGCCCCGACATCGAGATCACGCTCGACGTCAATTGCCCGTGGACGGTCCGCGAAGCGCTCGACATGACGGAACGGCTGCGTGAATTCAATCTGCGCTGGATCGAAGAACCCGTGTGGCCGCCCGAGAATTACGCGGGTCTCGCGACCGTGCGCAAGCAAGGCGGCATTCCCGTCGCGGCAGGCGAAAACGCATCGACGCTGATGGACTTCCAGCACTTGCTCGAAGCTGGTTCCGTCGATTTCATCCAGCCCAGCCCCGCAAAGATGGGCGGCATCACGGAACTGCAAAAGGTCTTCGCTCTTGCTAACGCGCACAACGTCACCGTCATGGTCCACACGTTCTACGACGGCCCCGGCCTGCTCGCGAGCGTGCATGCGAGCGCGGCGCTCGGCGGTCCGAAGGCGCTCGTCGAATGGCGTTACTTCGACCTCGAAGCGCAGCTCTACGGCGACGCGATCATTCCGCGCCATGGACGCATCGACGTGCCGCAAGGCCCCGGCCTCGGCCTCGAACCGAACCCCGATGTGATCCGCGACTATCGCATCGAGCTTTAA
- a CDS encoding GlcG/HbpS family heme-binding protein, translated as MKFPKLHASAALLCGMSVAFVPAHAQQAPAPGYHYTLPLNLAVEAAEEAIRVCEDKRYWVTATVVDMDGVPQVVMRGDHATVHTGESSFRKAFTVVTLGPEFGFDRSSGFFELVKTSPYAPQLATVHNVMALPGAVAFKAGNEMVGALGIGGAPGGDKDEVCAAAGVAKVVNRLPH; from the coding sequence ATGAAATTCCCGAAGCTCCACGCATCGGCTGCGTTGCTGTGCGGCATGTCCGTCGCGTTCGTTCCCGCTCACGCACAACAGGCCCCGGCACCCGGTTATCACTACACGCTGCCGCTCAATCTCGCCGTCGAAGCGGCGGAAGAAGCGATTCGCGTGTGCGAAGACAAGCGCTACTGGGTGACGGCGACAGTCGTCGATATGGACGGTGTGCCGCAGGTCGTCATGCGCGGCGATCACGCGACGGTGCACACGGGCGAATCCAGTTTCAGAAAAGCCTTTACCGTCGTGACGCTCGGGCCTGAATTCGGCTTCGACCGTTCGAGCGGATTCTTCGAACTGGTCAAGACCAGTCCTTACGCGCCGCAACTCGCGACGGTTCATAACGTGATGGCTTTGCCGGGCGCTGTTGCGTTCAAGGCGGGGAACGAGATGGTGGGCGCGCTGGGGATCGGCGGCGCGCCGGGCGGCGACAAGGACGAAGTCTGTGCAGCGGCCGGTGTCGCGAAGGTGGTGAACCGGCTGCCGCACTAG
- a CDS encoding trifunctional serine/threonine-protein kinase/ATP-binding protein/sensor histidine kinase produces the protein MDFTGFQLELLHDDGDLSLCRALRPDTTVSLLALIATRPAAQSIARLEREYELAALLDPRWAAQPIALDLGRVPPMLVLDDDGGDPLVRLLGQPLDLARCLRIAANLARAIGHVHERGLIHKDIKPANVLVDGNDGVRLTGFGIASQLPLEHQSPAPPEIIAGTFAYMAPEQTGRMNRSIDARSDLYSFGVTLYEMLTGGLPFAAADAMEWIHCHIARRPTPLEERNESIPPTVGQIVLKLLEKTAESRYQTAAGVEADLRACLAAWETTRAIAPLSLGERDASDRLLIPEKLYGRDAQIGEIVAAFNRIVGGGRSELVLISGYAGIGKSSVVNELHKVLVPPRGLFASGKFDQYKRDIPYVPLAQAFQSLVRELLSKSDAEIEPWRRALQDALAPNGQVIVNLIPELALIIGEQPAVPTLPPQESQNRFQLVFRSFLGVFARREHPLALFIDDLQWLDAATLDLLQHLVTHPDVQHVLLVGAYRSNEVDDAHPLARTLDAIAQTEATVHQIELAPLTADSVAQLVADALHCPATTAVPLAQLVHEKTGGNPFFAIQFLSALADEALLTFDRDTSRWTWDLPRICAKGFTENVADLMAAKLTRLPDATREALGQLASLGNVADVATLTLVHGEPEASIHAKLWLAVRAGLVFRVEAAYGFAHDRVQEAAYALIPADRRAATHVRIGRALASRTSPDALEESIFDIVNQLNRGAELIDTDEERERTVALNLIAGRRAMRSTAYAAARSYLAQGVALLSPDAWTRRYESTFDLYLAYSECEYLAGDFTDADALFDMLLERARSSLDRAKVFGLRMSLYQVAGRFDESFAVARLALRDFGLLLPDTDGEVESAVAAALQEIPYRLAGRAIGDLVDAPVAQDPAIRAVIDLLVEAMPCAFIARPAYYPLITLKAVLLSLQHGNTDNSSFAYGNYALMLVSSIGDIPSAVQFSEMSLRLNEKFDNRRFYGKLLHLHGNHINFWRRHIVTDLPILERASAACLEVGDLVFAGYLAFTTVWQTIEKGSALDDVQAVSEKHAAFARQSHNDAVFETIRLEQQFIASLRGITTEPLKLGDALFDDAACFDAIETANFGCGIVFHHIMQMILAYLDGRHADASKAASDAAPMLGAVMALPIESTYHFFNALTLAARYPGAGIEMQQAWRSTLAQTLDRFESWSTHCPENFRHRHALLAAEIARIEGRDSDAMHFYEEAIRAAREHGFIQYQAMAHELAAQFHAARGLETIADTYLFNARSCYERWGAKGKVRQLARTYAQLRHDPASLDGTIATSNEQLDLATVVQVSRAIFSGIDLNELIHTLMVLALEHAGANRGLLIFRRGNDLRVEAEASTAQNGVDVRLPKMRATGNELPESVLRYVIRTGDSLLLDDASARSPFSSDEYIRRHDCRSILCLPLVKQTRLIGVLYLENNLTTDAFTPARTALLRLLASQAALSLETARLYADLQDAEALLADAQRLSHTGSFDWHVSSGELVWSKESFRIFGYDVDTTPTVDMMFGRVHPDDVTFVRLAFDRATHDRQPFDIEHRLWMPDGTIRHLQVLAHVVVDEESRMRVLGALKDITVRKQAHAALERSEHRYRSLFFDMPVGLWQIEAQPLMTLLTELRAQGVDDLSAYIDDHPGWLNRAMEMLVVEEINHHAAQMFGATDRSALLGPLPWVWRESPGTFRRALESRYSGEAIFQETTKLPTLDGRIIDVLFTIARPSSTEDLGIALISLVDLTERVRAQDMLQRLQADFAHAARISMLGELTASVAHELNQPLSAIAMNSAISNRWLDRAVPDVAEARLINQRVAADARRAVDIVDRIRSMALRRDPKRAVAQLDELIDEALIFLQHEVRSRGVIVLRQRAVVAPMVLADRVQLQQVIVNLVVNAMQAMEQAASSERKITIRTQTPDGATVNCALEDSGPGIAPEAISRLFQSFYTTKENGMGMGLPICRSIIEAHGGRICADNGSVHGGARFSFTLPSAEAAR, from the coding sequence ATGGACTTCACTGGATTTCAGCTGGAGCTGCTCCACGACGATGGCGATCTGTCGTTGTGCCGCGCGTTGCGGCCCGACACGACGGTCTCGTTGCTCGCGTTGATCGCCACCCGCCCCGCCGCGCAAAGCATCGCGCGGCTGGAACGTGAATACGAACTGGCCGCGCTGCTCGATCCGCGCTGGGCCGCGCAGCCGATTGCGCTCGATCTCGGCAGAGTGCCGCCGATGCTCGTGCTCGACGACGATGGCGGCGACCCGCTCGTTCGCCTGCTCGGTCAGCCGCTCGATCTCGCGCGATGCCTGCGCATCGCGGCGAATCTGGCGCGCGCAATCGGGCACGTCCACGAGCGCGGCCTGATCCATAAGGACATCAAGCCGGCGAACGTGCTCGTCGACGGCAACGACGGCGTGCGGCTGACGGGCTTCGGCATCGCGTCGCAACTGCCGCTCGAGCATCAGTCGCCCGCGCCGCCGGAGATCATCGCGGGCACCTTTGCCTACATGGCGCCCGAGCAGACGGGCCGTATGAACCGCTCGATCGACGCGCGCAGCGATCTCTATTCGTTCGGCGTGACGCTGTACGAGATGCTGACGGGCGGGTTGCCTTTCGCGGCGGCGGACGCGATGGAATGGATTCATTGCCACATCGCGCGCAGGCCGACGCCGCTTGAAGAGCGCAACGAAAGCATTCCGCCGACGGTTGGACAGATCGTGCTCAAGCTCCTCGAGAAGACTGCGGAAAGCCGTTATCAGACGGCGGCGGGCGTCGAGGCCGATCTGCGTGCGTGCCTCGCGGCATGGGAAACGACGCGTGCGATCGCACCGTTGTCACTCGGCGAGCGCGACGCGTCGGACCGGCTGCTGATCCCTGAAAAACTGTACGGCCGCGATGCGCAGATCGGTGAGATCGTGGCCGCGTTCAATCGCATCGTCGGCGGCGGGCGCAGCGAGCTTGTGCTGATTTCGGGTTACGCTGGCATCGGTAAATCGTCGGTGGTGAACGAGCTGCACAAGGTGCTGGTGCCGCCGCGCGGCCTGTTCGCGTCCGGCAAATTCGATCAGTACAAACGGGACATTCCGTATGTGCCGCTCGCGCAGGCGTTTCAGTCGCTCGTGCGCGAGCTGCTGAGCAAGAGCGACGCAGAAATCGAACCGTGGCGCCGCGCGCTGCAGGACGCGCTGGCGCCGAACGGCCAGGTGATCGTCAATCTGATTCCCGAGCTTGCGCTGATCATCGGCGAGCAGCCGGCCGTGCCGACGTTGCCGCCGCAGGAATCGCAAAACCGCTTTCAGCTCGTGTTTCGCAGCTTCCTCGGCGTATTCGCGCGGCGCGAGCATCCGCTCGCGCTCTTTATCGACGATCTGCAATGGCTCGATGCTGCGACACTCGATCTGCTCCAACATCTCGTCACGCATCCCGATGTGCAGCATGTGCTGCTGGTCGGCGCGTATCGCAGCAATGAAGTCGACGACGCGCATCCGCTCGCGCGCACGCTCGACGCGATCGCGCAGACGGAAGCAACCGTGCATCAGATCGAACTCGCGCCGTTGACGGCGGACAGCGTCGCGCAACTCGTCGCCGATGCTTTGCACTGTCCGGCCACGACGGCCGTGCCGCTCGCGCAACTGGTGCACGAGAAGACGGGCGGCAATCCGTTCTTCGCGATCCAGTTCCTGAGCGCGCTCGCCGACGAAGCGTTGCTGACCTTCGATCGCGATACGTCGCGCTGGACGTGGGATTTGCCCCGCATCTGCGCGAAGGGTTTCACCGAGAACGTCGCCGATCTGATGGCGGCCAAGCTGACGCGTCTGCCCGACGCGACGCGCGAAGCGCTCGGCCAGCTCGCGAGTCTCGGCAACGTCGCGGACGTCGCGACGCTCACGCTCGTCCACGGCGAACCGGAAGCGTCGATTCACGCGAAGCTGTGGCTCGCCGTGCGCGCGGGACTCGTGTTCCGAGTGGAAGCAGCCTACGGGTTCGCGCACGACCGCGTGCAGGAAGCCGCCTACGCGCTGATTCCGGCAGACCGCCGCGCAGCCACGCATGTGCGCATCGGCAGGGCGCTTGCGTCGCGGACTTCGCCCGATGCGCTCGAAGAATCCATTTTCGACATCGTCAATCAACTGAATCGTGGCGCGGAACTGATCGATACCGACGAAGAACGTGAGCGGACGGTCGCATTGAATCTGATCGCAGGTCGACGCGCGATGCGTTCGACGGCCTATGCAGCGGCGCGCAGCTATCTGGCGCAAGGCGTCGCGCTGCTGTCACCGGATGCGTGGACGCGACGCTACGAAAGCACGTTCGATCTGTATCTGGCTTACAGCGAATGCGAATACCTGGCCGGCGACTTCACGGACGCCGACGCGTTGTTCGACATGCTGCTCGAACGCGCACGTTCGAGTCTGGATCGCGCGAAGGTGTTCGGCTTGCGCATGTCGCTGTATCAGGTGGCAGGGCGGTTCGACGAAAGCTTCGCGGTCGCGCGGCTCGCGCTGCGCGATTTCGGCCTGCTTCTGCCCGACACCGATGGCGAAGTCGAGTCCGCCGTCGCAGCGGCATTGCAGGAGATTCCTTATCGTCTTGCGGGACGTGCCATCGGCGATCTGGTCGATGCACCCGTCGCGCAAGACCCGGCGATACGCGCGGTGATCGATCTGCTCGTCGAGGCGATGCCTTGCGCGTTTATCGCGCGGCCTGCGTACTATCCGCTCATCACGCTGAAGGCGGTCCTTCTGTCGCTGCAGCACGGCAATACCGACAACTCGAGTTTCGCGTACGGCAATTACGCACTGATGCTGGTATCGAGCATCGGCGATATTCCTTCTGCCGTGCAGTTCTCCGAGATGTCGCTGCGCCTGAACGAGAAGTTCGACAACCGTCGCTTCTACGGAAAACTGCTGCATCTGCACGGCAATCACATCAACTTCTGGCGGAGGCACATCGTGACCGATCTGCCGATACTGGAGCGCGCGAGCGCCGCGTGTCTCGAAGTGGGTGACCTCGTGTTCGCCGGCTATCTCGCCTTTACGACCGTCTGGCAGACGATCGAAAAAGGCTCGGCGCTCGACGACGTGCAGGCCGTATCGGAGAAGCATGCTGCGTTTGCGCGGCAGAGCCACAACGATGCCGTGTTCGAAACGATCCGCCTGGAGCAGCAGTTCATCGCGAGTCTGCGCGGCATAACGACCGAGCCGCTCAAGCTCGGCGACGCACTGTTCGACGATGCCGCCTGTTTCGACGCCATCGAAACAGCGAACTTCGGTTGCGGCATCGTGTTTCATCACATCATGCAGATGATTCTCGCGTATCTCGATGGCCGCCATGCGGACGCGTCGAAGGCCGCGAGCGATGCCGCACCGATGCTGGGCGCAGTCATGGCGTTGCCGATCGAATCGACGTATCACTTCTTCAACGCGTTGACGCTCGCGGCGCGCTATCCCGGCGCCGGAATTGAAATGCAGCAGGCGTGGCGAAGCACACTCGCGCAGACGCTCGACAGGTTCGAGTCGTGGAGCACGCACTGCCCGGAGAATTTCCGTCATCGGCATGCGCTGCTTGCGGCGGAAATCGCACGCATCGAAGGGCGCGATTCCGACGCGATGCATTTCTACGAAGAAGCGATCCGCGCGGCGCGTGAACACGGCTTCATCCAGTATCAGGCGATGGCGCACGAACTCGCCGCACAGTTTCATGCCGCGCGCGGCCTCGAAACCATCGCCGATACGTACCTGTTCAACGCGCGTTCCTGCTACGAGCGTTGGGGTGCGAAAGGCAAGGTGCGGCAACTGGCACGAACGTACGCTCAATTGCGGCACGATCCCGCGAGCCTCGACGGCACGATCGCCACGTCGAACGAGCAACTGGACCTCGCGACCGTGGTGCAGGTGTCGCGCGCGATCTTCAGCGGCATCGACCTGAACGAACTGATTCATACGCTGATGGTGCTCGCGCTGGAACATGCGGGCGCGAACCGCGGCCTGTTGATCTTCAGGCGCGGCAACGACTTGCGCGTGGAAGCGGAAGCATCGACGGCGCAGAACGGCGTGGACGTCCGTTTGCCGAAAATGCGCGCGACGGGCAACGAGCTTCCCGAATCGGTGCTGCGCTACGTGATCCGCACGGGCGACAGTCTGCTGCTCGACGACGCATCGGCGCGCAGTCCGTTTTCGTCGGACGAGTACATTCGCCGTCACGATTGCCGCTCCATCCTGTGCCTGCCGCTCGTCAAGCAGACGCGGCTGATCGGCGTGCTGTACCTCGAAAACAATCTGACCACCGACGCGTTCACGCCTGCCCGCACGGCCTTGCTGCGGCTGCTCGCATCGCAGGCGGCGCTCTCGCTCGAAACGGCCCGCCTCTACGCCGACCTGCAGGACGCGGAAGCGCTGCTCGCCGACGCGCAGCGCCTGAGCCATACAGGCAGCTTCGACTGGCATGTGTCGAGCGGCGAGCTGGTCTGGTCGAAAGAGAGCTTCCGCATCTTCGGTTACGACGTCGACACCACGCCGACGGTCGACATGATGTTCGGCCGCGTGCATCCCGACGACGTGACCTTCGTGCGTCTCGCCTTCGATCGCGCGACACACGACCGTCAACCGTTCGACATCGAACACCGGCTGTGGATGCCCGATGGAACGATTCGCCATCTGCAAGTGCTGGCGCATGTCGTGGTCGATGAAGAGAGCCGGATGCGCGTGCTCGGCGCGCTGAAAGACATCACCGTGCGCAAGCAGGCGCACGCGGCGCTCGAACGCAGCGAACATCGCTACCGCAGCCTGTTCTTCGACATGCCCGTTGGCCTCTGGCAGATCGAGGCGCAGCCGTTGATGACCTTGCTGACGGAGCTGCGTGCGCAAGGCGTCGACGATCTGTCTGCGTATATCGACGATCACCCGGGCTGGCTGAATCGCGCGATGGAGATGCTGGTGGTCGAAGAGATCAATCACCACGCGGCGCAGATGTTCGGCGCGACGGACCGCAGCGCGTTGCTCGGTCCGCTGCCGTGGGTCTGGCGAGAAAGTCCTGGCACGTTCCGGCGCGCGCTCGAAAGCCGCTATAGCGGGGAAGCGATTTTTCAGGAAACCACCAAGCTGCCTACGCTCGACGGGCGGATTATCGACGTTCTCTTTACGATCGCGCGTCCGAGTTCGACCGAAGATCTCGGCATTGCGCTGATCAGTCTCGTCGATCTGACGGAGCGCGTGCGCGCGCAGGACATGCTGCAACGGCTGCAGGCCGACTTCGCGCACGCGGCGCGTATTTCGATGCTGGGCGAGCTGACGGCGTCCGTCGCACATGAACTGAACCAGCCGCTCTCTGCGATCGCGATGAACAGTGCGATCAGCAACCGCTGGCTCGACCGCGCCGTCCCCGACGTTGCCGAAGCGCGGCTGATCAACCAGCGCGTGGCCGCCGATGCACGGCGCGCGGTCGATATCGTCGATCGCATCCGGAGCATGGCGCTGCGCCGCGACCCGAAGCGCGCTGTCGCGCAACTCGACGAACTGATCGACGAGGCGCTGATTTTTCTGCAGCACGAAGTGCGCTCGCGCGGCGTGATCGTGTTACGCCAACGCGCCGTTGTCGCTCCGATGGTGCTCGCCGATCGCGTCCAGCTTCAGCAGGTGATCGTCAACCTCGTCGTCAACGCGATGCAGGCGATGGAGCAGGCGGCCAGTTCCGAACGCAAGATCACGATCCGCACGCAGACGCCCGATGGCGCGACGGTCAATTGCGCACTGGAAGACAGCGGTCCCGGCATCGCGCCCGAAGCCATCAGCCGCCTGTTCCAGAGCTTCTACACGACCAAGGAAAACGGCATGGGAATGGGCTTGCCGATCTGCCGCTCGATCATCGAGGCGCATGGCGGACGCATCTGCGCCGACAACGGCTCGGTGCACGGCGGCGCGCGTTTCTCGTTCACGCTGCCGTCTGCCGAAGCCGCACGCTAG
- a CDS encoding AEC family transporter has protein sequence MLDRIVGPLLPVAFVIVLGFIAGKRGRLNHSDSLLISRLVLGWIFPALLLVGMASTPRSQLFDFRLIVATFIGIMGMYTFALLIGWWRYRELRAATLKGFVNGYPDAAFMGIPILQAMFGPGSIYSVLILNLIASLFMIPLTTMLLTVASGQGSGTQAFLTSIKSAVRRPLMWAPALGILCSLLQIKFPPVLAEAFNLLGKATPGVSLLCLGLIMSSVKLKLSNEVWANLGLKLLIHPLLMFAATVLLGVHGLYAQQMILLCALPSATIPAMFANEAGAYQSEAATSILVSTVLSIITFSAAIYLVDGGLAAA, from the coding sequence ATGTTAGACAGGATCGTTGGACCTCTTTTACCCGTGGCGTTCGTGATAGTGCTCGGTTTCATTGCGGGCAAGCGCGGACGTCTGAATCATTCGGACAGCCTGCTGATCAGCCGCCTCGTGCTCGGCTGGATTTTTCCGGCGCTGCTGCTGGTCGGCATGGCGAGCACGCCCCGTTCGCAGCTGTTCGACTTCCGGCTGATCGTCGCGACGTTCATCGGCATCATGGGGATGTACACGTTCGCGCTGCTGATCGGCTGGTGGCGCTATCGCGAACTCCGGGCAGCGACGCTCAAGGGCTTCGTCAACGGTTACCCCGACGCGGCCTTCATGGGCATCCCCATCCTGCAGGCGATGTTCGGTCCGGGCAGCATCTATTCCGTGCTGATCCTCAACCTGATCGCGAGCCTCTTCATGATTCCGCTGACAACCATGCTGCTCACGGTCGCAAGCGGTCAAGGAAGCGGCACGCAGGCGTTCCTGACGAGCATCAAGAGCGCCGTGCGGCGTCCGTTGATGTGGGCACCCGCGCTCGGCATCCTGTGTTCGCTGCTGCAGATCAAGTTTCCGCCTGTGCTCGCCGAAGCGTTCAATCTGCTCGGCAAGGCGACGCCCGGCGTGTCGCTGCTTTGTCTCGGGCTGATCATGTCGTCCGTCAAGCTGAAGCTGTCGAACGAAGTGTGGGCGAACCTCGGGCTCAAGCTGCTGATTCATCCGCTGCTGATGTTCGCGGCGACGGTCTTGCTCGGCGTTCATGGGCTCTACGCACAACAGATGATCCTGCTTTGCGCGCTGCCGTCGGCGACCATTCCCGCGATGTTCGCCAACGAAGCGGGCGCGTATCAGAGCGAAGCCGCAACGTCGATTCTCGTCAGCACGGTCCTGTCGATCATCACGTTCTCCGCGGCCATCTATCTCGTCGACGGCGGCCTCGCAGCCGCTTGA
- a CDS encoding response regulator transcription factor — MVSGPSSTSTTRSEEGMHPGKLPGGRSVVYVIDDDESIRFVLNGLVRSVGLHVETFESPKDFLAFPKYDAPSCLILDVRLRGESGLAFQQEAQQCGVRMPILFITAHGDIEMTVKAMKAGALDFFAKPFRDQDMLDAIAHALKRDAERRESEHALATLREAYDTLTQREREVMKLVVAGMLNKQIAYELHLSEITVKIHRGQVMKKMGSRSLPDLVRKAEALGIDQKQPSSN, encoded by the coding sequence ATGGTCTCAGGACCGAGTTCGACGTCGACGACAAGAAGTGAAGAAGGTATGCATCCCGGCAAGCTCCCCGGCGGACGTTCCGTCGTGTATGTCATCGACGACGACGAATCGATCCGTTTTGTACTGAACGGCCTCGTGCGTTCGGTCGGTCTTCATGTGGAGACATTCGAGTCACCCAAAGATTTTCTGGCGTTCCCAAAGTATGACGCGCCAAGCTGTCTGATACTCGACGTCAGGCTGCGCGGCGAGAGCGGCCTTGCCTTCCAGCAGGAAGCACAGCAATGTGGCGTGCGCATGCCGATCCTCTTCATCACGGCGCATGGCGACATCGAGATGACCGTCAAGGCAATGAAGGCGGGCGCACTCGATTTCTTCGCGAAGCCTTTCCGCGATCAGGACATGCTCGATGCGATCGCTCATGCTTTGAAGCGCGACGCCGAGCGTCGCGAATCGGAGCATGCACTGGCCACGCTGCGCGAAGCCTATGACACGCTCACGCAACGTGAGCGCGAAGTGATGAAGTTAGTGGTGGCGGGCATGCTGAACAAGCAGATTGCCTACGAACTGCATCTGAGTGAAATCACCGTGAAGATTCATCGCGGACAGGTGATGAAGAAGATGGGTTCGCGTTCGTTGCCCGATCTCGTCAGAAAGGCAGAAGCGCTCGGCATCGATCAGAAGCAGCCGAGTTCGAACTGA
- a CDS encoding LysR family transcriptional regulator has translation MDVADLKVFDAVARLGSMSRAALELHTVQSNVTGRIRSLEGEVGVALFERHVRGVKMTPAGQRMLPYAARAARLVADARLAALDDGPPSGTLAIGALWTTGALQLSRVLSHFAGLYPQVGLSLTTDTSSGLTAAVADCRLDGAFVAGPQSDPGLDVQTIFSEELVLVAPTTMRSLKELGSIENLKAIVFSPGCSYRERLDLLLAEMGILSVTALAFGSIDAILSCVAAGIGITLLPRGVVSNAAHRHCVGVHPLASDTARMETLFIRRRDAYLSNAMRAFLDVSSSEALISDSADARFPA, from the coding sequence ATGGACGTGGCGGATCTGAAAGTATTCGACGCAGTCGCTCGCCTCGGAAGCATGAGCCGCGCAGCGCTCGAGTTGCATACGGTGCAGTCGAACGTCACCGGGCGAATCCGTTCGCTCGAAGGCGAAGTGGGCGTCGCGCTGTTCGAGCGGCACGTGCGCGGCGTGAAGATGACGCCCGCCGGACAGCGCATGCTACCGTATGCGGCGCGCGCTGCCCGCCTCGTTGCCGACGCGCGGCTTGCCGCGCTCGACGATGGTCCGCCGAGCGGCACGCTCGCCATCGGCGCGTTATGGACGACGGGCGCGTTGCAGTTGAGCCGCGTGCTCAGTCATTTCGCGGGTCTGTATCCGCAGGTCGGCTTGTCGTTGACGACGGATACGAGCAGCGGACTGACGGCGGCCGTCGCGGACTGTCGTCTGGACGGCGCGTTCGTCGCCGGCCCGCAGAGCGATCCCGGCCTCGACGTTCAGACCATTTTCAGCGAGGAACTCGTACTCGTCGCACCGACGACCATGCGCTCGCTCAAGGAACTCGGATCGATTGAAAACCTCAAGGCGATTGTCTTTAGTCCGGGTTGCTCGTATCGCGAGCGCCTCGATCTGCTGCTTGCCGAAATGGGCATTCTCTCCGTGACGGCGCTGGCGTTCGGATCGATCGACGCGATACTCTCGTGCGTCGCGGCGGGCATCGGCATTACCTTGTTGCCGCGAGGCGTCGTGTCGAACGCGGCGCACAGGCATTGCGTCGGGGTGCATCCGCTGGCGTCCGACACTGCGCGCATGGAGACGCTTTTCATTCGGCGGCGCGACGCGTATCTGTCGAATGCGATGCGCGCCTTTCTGGATGTGTCGAGTTCCGAAGCACTCATTTCGGACAGTGCAGATGCACGCTTTCCGGCCTGA